The Treponema medium genome has a window encoding:
- a CDS encoding Ig-like domain-containing protein yields the protein MIKKAGVSSFKLDIDTSKLPEGPTVCWFKAIDKLGAEGISTFLFFIDNTAPVVDFFYPAPSETVSSVFGIAGFASDSVNLKSLSWRMGNQTGDFELVKGNSYWVKEFDVSSLSNKTETIEITAEDIAGNITKVMRTITIDKSLDTPRLTIVQPIANAVIDNSMYLAGSIESTSGVSEIRYRIDRGEEITVPVNMNAFGVPITDISSGTHTVSVYAVNPQGVRGNTETVSFSVIGTKPVIGLEGFSGVVQSVVPDSRTPVTINVSAGAGLDSVSYTIADNTEIPVSIRKGAANTLIRIPIDSSFTGKVVPVAVQASDIYGRAIAQTILIDSQTTAEEEAFVWAEGNKSSDGTFILSDNNILTGVYRPAGEAEIASVELAGSTIPCELSFSGHVIALAITEEGLYKNVRITVTDTEGRTFTSSGINVLIDKTAPVIKLALAEEPRFIKESLELAGTISDISALQSITYTVGDSEAQPLSSAKFSQKIALENYPDGVVVVGVHAVDVLGQKSSAYRTFYKNSQGPKVSLILPREGDKVNGSILVAFKPDNYSVLEKVEYKPEGSNNTWEPMEISPLPHRIIGTASAPIGKGMMFRFTDKAGNVSTYNEYPFEIDTESDKPIIEVHLPEEDAVVVKDFVLSGIIHDDDGVSKVFYQIDNGTIKSLEVKNTFTIPFALTDFTDNEHTISIYAEDIYGVKSNVFKRKVRVSLTSPSVAVQAPASTSIVKDIISIKGTASDKNGIKSIEVSLDNGNTYSKAEGGENWHYDFNTAVIADGTHVVFIKAVDQYGEESRTSTLVNIDNTAPELKFEYPIPGGKYDNELFVSGQVYDEIALKEVVVHIKGLQGQSVPAKFSNTVLEPKLVVSQNINVADLPEGSYNLEIVGSDEAGNVTNIARNFVIDRSNDKGKIELLAPLMGETLVGEFNIYGKISSTIFPESATLYIDGAERDTATISPTGYFNFRITPEGMTEGEHKISVKAEIVKNKPESSAVHSIVYKTTGPWITIDNFAMGDFAVERPYLKGKAGYTLSEEESLLLKDKSTAIGVREAIAAKKLVAVELSFNNGRTFIPLGSKANWKYRLETGDMAEGEHFLLVRARMANNETAVCRMVVSIDKTAPVVTLLTPDEGGTYNQSLTYAGLATDNISVTNVALSLRKGDKYLYGIPKVIQGLHFDVGFWGATLWNAGVGLSFFGSNVKLQLHYGQFLQSQWDLFYKGNVKMRYGGHVVSMKILANVFELPFESFAGPDWSWLYMTGSLGANFSVFTKTQKGTPQVLAAMLAQIEFPRVKLPKKKVKYFRSFAVYTEGQLWFIPTDVSGGSASAIKGVLPHISVGLRFDVF from the coding sequence ATGATAAAAAAAGCAGGAGTTTCTTCCTTTAAGCTTGACATTGATACAAGTAAGCTGCCTGAGGGTCCGACCGTATGTTGGTTTAAGGCTATTGATAAATTAGGAGCCGAAGGTATTTCTACGTTCTTATTCTTTATTGACAATACTGCTCCGGTAGTAGATTTCTTTTATCCCGCTCCCTCAGAAACAGTTAGCAGCGTTTTTGGAATAGCAGGATTTGCAAGCGATTCGGTAAATCTCAAGTCTTTATCATGGCGAATGGGAAATCAAACGGGAGATTTTGAACTGGTTAAAGGTAATTCTTATTGGGTTAAAGAATTTGATGTAAGCAGCCTTTCAAATAAAACCGAGACCATTGAAATTACTGCCGAAGATATTGCCGGCAATATTACGAAGGTAATGCGAACAATTACTATTGATAAATCGTTGGATACTCCACGTCTTACAATAGTACAGCCGATTGCCAATGCCGTTATCGATAACAGTATGTATCTTGCAGGTTCAATTGAAAGTACTTCCGGTGTTTCCGAGATACGATATAGAATCGATCGAGGTGAGGAAATTACCGTACCTGTCAACATGAATGCTTTTGGTGTGCCTATTACCGATATTTCGAGCGGGACACATACGGTTTCGGTTTATGCCGTTAATCCGCAGGGGGTAAGAGGTAATACCGAAACGGTATCTTTCTCGGTAATAGGCACAAAGCCTGTTATCGGACTTGAGGGTTTCTCCGGTGTTGTACAGTCGGTAGTACCCGACAGCCGGACGCCTGTTACAATAAATGTTAGTGCTGGGGCAGGGCTCGATTCTGTTTCATATACTATCGCTGATAATACTGAAATCCCTGTTTCCATACGGAAGGGGGCTGCAAATACGCTTATCCGTATTCCGATTGATTCTTCATTCACCGGCAAAGTGGTGCCTGTTGCAGTACAAGCTTCCGATATATATGGCCGAGCGATTGCTCAAACTATTTTAATAGATTCTCAGACAACGGCAGAAGAAGAAGCTTTTGTATGGGCTGAAGGAAATAAATCTTCTGACGGAACCTTTATTTTATCTGATAACAATATTCTAACGGGAGTATATCGCCCTGCAGGCGAGGCTGAAATTGCTTCTGTCGAACTTGCTGGTTCTACGATACCCTGTGAACTATCGTTTTCAGGTCATGTCATTGCTCTCGCAATCACTGAAGAAGGGCTGTATAAAAATGTACGGATCACTGTTACCGATACGGAAGGCCGTACCTTTACCTCTTCAGGTATTAATGTTCTGATTGATAAAACCGCTCCGGTAATTAAACTGGCGCTTGCCGAAGAACCGCGATTTATCAAGGAATCACTGGAATTAGCCGGTACAATTTCCGATATTTCCGCATTACAGTCGATAACATACACGGTTGGAGATTCCGAAGCACAACCGCTTTCTTCCGCTAAGTTTTCTCAAAAGATTGCACTGGAAAATTATCCTGACGGAGTTGTCGTTGTAGGCGTACATGCAGTCGATGTGCTTGGACAAAAAAGCTCTGCCTATCGAACATTCTATAAAAATTCACAGGGGCCGAAGGTGTCGCTCATCCTTCCTCGTGAAGGAGACAAGGTCAACGGTTCCATTTTAGTGGCTTTTAAACCGGATAACTATTCTGTACTCGAAAAAGTTGAGTATAAACCGGAAGGTTCTAACAACACATGGGAGCCGATGGAAATTTCTCCTCTTCCCCATAGAATTATCGGTACAGCATCCGCGCCGATCGGCAAAGGAATGATGTTCCGGTTTACAGATAAAGCAGGAAATGTCTCAACATATAACGAGTATCCTTTTGAAATCGATACTGAGTCGGATAAGCCGATTATTGAAGTCCACTTGCCGGAAGAAGATGCTGTTGTGGTAAAAGATTTTGTCCTTTCCGGTATTATACATGACGATGACGGCGTTTCAAAAGTTTTTTATCAGATTGATAACGGTACAATAAAATCTCTTGAAGTAAAAAACACCTTTACAATTCCATTTGCTTTAACCGATTTTACGGATAATGAACACACTATTTCCATTTATGCCGAAGACATTTACGGCGTTAAGAGCAATGTTTTTAAGCGGAAGGTTCGGGTTTCTCTTACATCTCCGTCAGTTGCGGTTCAAGCTCCGGCAAGTACATCCATAGTAAAAGATATTATTTCCATCAAAGGAACTGCATCCGATAAAAACGGCATCAAGTCAATTGAAGTATCGCTTGACAACGGAAATACATATTCTAAGGCAGAAGGGGGCGAAAACTGGCACTACGATTTTAATACCGCTGTGATTGCCGATGGAACCCATGTAGTGTTTATAAAAGCTGTAGACCAGTACGGCGAAGAATCTCGAACCTCTACTCTGGTAAACATTGATAATACGGCACCAGAACTCAAGTTTGAATATCCAATCCCCGGCGGAAAATACGACAATGAACTTTTTGTTTCTGGGCAGGTATATGACGAAATTGCCTTAAAAGAAGTTGTTGTTCATATAAAAGGATTACAAGGTCAGTCGGTACCGGCAAAGTTTTCAAATACAGTGCTTGAACCGAAGCTTGTCGTCTCCCAAAATATCAATGTAGCAGATCTTCCCGAAGGTTCATATAACCTTGAAATTGTCGGTTCAGATGAGGCGGGAAATGTCACCAATATTGCCCGCAACTTTGTCATTGATCGTAGTAATGATAAAGGAAAAATCGAGCTTCTCGCTCCACTTATGGGAGAAACATTGGTAGGCGAGTTTAATATATATGGAAAGATCTCCAGTACGATTTTCCCTGAATCCGCTACTTTATATATCGATGGCGCTGAACGCGATACGGCCACTATTTCTCCGACCGGTTATTTTAATTTTAGAATAACGCCCGAAGGTATGACTGAAGGAGAACATAAAATATCGGTTAAAGCAGAAATTGTAAAAAATAAGCCGGAAAGTTCTGCCGTACATTCGATAGTGTATAAGACTACAGGCCCGTGGATTACGATTGATAATTTTGCAATGGGTGATTTTGCCGTCGAGCGGCCGTATCTGAAAGGCAAAGCCGGATACACTCTTTCTGAAGAGGAAAGTCTCCTACTCAAAGACAAATCTACGGCAATCGGCGTTCGCGAAGCAATTGCTGCAAAGAAATTAGTTGCAGTAGAGCTTAGTTTTAATAATGGTAGAACATTTATCCCCCTCGGTTCGAAAGCAAACTGGAAATACCGGCTTGAAACCGGAGATATGGCGGAAGGTGAGCATTTCTTACTCGTGCGTGCTCGAATGGCAAATAATGAAACTGCTGTTTGCCGTATGGTTGTAAGTATTGATAAGACAGCCCCTGTTGTTACATTGCTTACTCCAGATGAAGGCGGAACATATAACCAATCCTTGACGTATGCCGGACTAGCAACCGATAATATTTCCGTTACCAATGTTGCTTTGTCTTTACGGAAGGGTGATAAATACCTTTACGGTATACCCAAGGTTATACAAGGGTTGCATTTTGATGTCGGTTTCTGGGGGGCTACGTTGTGGAATGCCGGAGTTGGGTTGAGTTTCTTCGGCAGCAATGTTAAATTGCAACTCCACTACGGACAATTCTTGCAATCGCAATGGGATTTGTTCTATAAAGGCAATGTAAAAATGCGATACGGTGGCCATGTCGTCAGTATGAAGATCCTTGCAAACGTATTCGAACTGCCTTTTGAATCCTTTGCAGGACCCGATTGGTCGTGGCTATATATGACCGGTTCTTTAGGAGCAAACTTTTCAGTGTTTACTAAAACACAAAAAGGAACACCGCAGGTTCTTGCCGCTATGCTTGCGCAAATAGAGTTCCCGCGTGTTAAATTGCCTAAAAAGAAAGTTAAGTATTTTAGAAGCTTTGCTGTGTATACGGAAGGTCAGCTGTGGTTTATCCCAACCGATGTCAGTGGCGGTTCAGCCTCAGCGATAAAGGGTGTGCTTCCGCATATATCGGTCGGCCTCCGGTTTGACGTATTCTAG
- a CDS encoding Ig-like domain-containing protein has translation MKKLLLCVCTYAFLVSFLFAGGKVETRTVENPESWDESFDLSEKKPGKYNVLVTAEDSAGNIGEAGPFNMYIDPRSDQPVVSITNPFKNMNITGTLSASGTCFDDDGIDYIEVALDDNEPIRAKGKQFWTQTFNTADLEEGVHRIIAWGTDINGLKSDGVSVEFNLNLHTPETLVTSMDDGALISGKQVLGGIVRDGNGVSKLFYSFDAGQNYTPLALKYDKKSRSFFL, from the coding sequence ATGAAAAAGCTACTGCTCTGTGTCTGTACGTACGCCTTTTTGGTCTCCTTTCTATTTGCTGGGGGTAAAGTAGAAACCCGCACCGTAGAAAATCCCGAAAGCTGGGACGAATCTTTTGATCTCTCTGAAAAAAAACCGGGTAAGTATAATGTACTTGTTACCGCCGAAGATTCAGCGGGTAATATCGGAGAGGCAGGTCCTTTCAATATGTATATTGACCCTCGCTCCGATCAACCGGTTGTATCTATTACCAACCCTTTCAAAAATATGAATATTACGGGTACCCTTAGTGCCTCCGGAACATGTTTTGATGATGATGGTATTGATTATATCGAAGTAGCGCTGGATGACAATGAACCCATTCGTGCAAAAGGCAAACAATTTTGGACTCAAACTTTTAATACAGCCGATTTGGAAGAAGGTGTACACCGTATTATCGCATGGGGTACCGATATTAACGGACTAAAGAGTGATGGCGTTTCGGTTGAGTTTAACTTGAATTTGCACACGCCCGAAACTCTCGTAACCAGTATGGATGACGGCGCCTTAATTTCCGGCAAACAGGTATTAGGAGGAATTGTACGAGATGGAAACGGCGTAAGTAAACTGTTTTATTCGTTTGACGCTGGACAAAACTATACACCGCTTGCGCTTAAATATGATAAAAAAAGCAGGAGTTTCTTCCTTTAA
- a CDS encoding NifU family protein: MVTVDQIQKALDGIRPHLQADGGDVEFVSMSDDGVVSVRLKGACGSCPMALMTLKSGIEAQLKESYPDVKKVVAV; this comes from the coding sequence ATGGTTACAGTCGATCAAATTCAAAAGGCTCTGGACGGTATTCGTCCTCATTTGCAGGCTGATGGGGGCGATGTGGAATTTGTCTCAATGTCTGATGATGGTGTCGTTTCCGTCCGATTGAAAGGGGCTTGCGGTTCTTGCCCAATGGCTTTGATGACGTTAAAGTCCGGCATCGAAGCTCAATTAAAAGAATCCTATCCCGATGTAAAAAAAGTTGTCGCCGTTTAA
- a CDS encoding ABC transporter ATP-binding protein: MITFCDVSFCYGEAELAAGNRQDACIEGMSFDIRDGECVVLCGKSGAGKSTVLRLINGLAPTFYEGTLHGSVLVAGREPASMPPEQRVQTFGVVFQDPRSQFFMNSVQDEIAFSAENIGLEPMYVKEKIREAAALLNIEPLLYRTVDTLSAGQKQRVAIAAALILSPQILILDEPVSNLDANGIEILTGLLAEIKKRGTTIIISEHRLHTFLGIADSFLHIENGRAAHRWTAEEFCRLQEGELRQFGFRYPGMAELSLRTNHIRTTEVIGQPESAALKETPKRAAAVETSTPDPVVKLPEAAKIEPDASRAALCVSNVTYLYRNGRYAECRGEDGSGRAMECSIRNISLTFPQGSITALTGENGAGKTTLCKVLCGLLRQQSGCITLHGQKLSCAQRRRMSYFVMQDADYQLYSDSVINELLLGRKPSQSITKRAEEALELFRLQAIRNRHPASLSGGEKQRVVIAAAYCSEAQLFVFDEPTSGMDGEGLLSMAQWVDALAQAGKTVVIITHDELLSEMACDYRIRVKAAVAIS, from the coding sequence ATGATTACGTTTTGTGATGTATCGTTTTGTTATGGGGAAGCGGAGCTTGCGGCAGGGAATCGGCAGGATGCTTGCATTGAGGGCATGTCCTTCGATATACGGGATGGGGAATGCGTTGTTTTGTGCGGAAAATCGGGAGCGGGAAAAAGTACCGTGTTGAGGCTGATCAACGGTTTAGCTCCGACATTTTACGAGGGAACACTGCATGGTTCGGTGCTGGTTGCCGGGAGAGAACCGGCGTCTATGCCGCCTGAGCAGCGAGTGCAAACATTCGGGGTTGTGTTTCAAGACCCGCGCAGTCAATTTTTTATGAACAGTGTGCAGGATGAAATTGCGTTTTCCGCAGAGAATATCGGACTGGAGCCGATGTACGTGAAAGAAAAGATACGAGAAGCGGCTGCACTTCTTAACATAGAGCCGCTTTTGTACCGGACGGTTGATACCCTATCAGCAGGACAAAAACAACGGGTAGCGATTGCTGCAGCGCTTATTTTATCGCCTCAAATCTTGATCTTAGACGAACCTGTTTCCAATTTGGATGCGAACGGTATCGAAATTCTTACCGGTCTTTTGGCGGAGATTAAAAAGCGGGGAACAACGATTATCATCAGTGAGCACCGGCTGCACACATTTTTAGGAATTGCAGACTCATTTTTGCATATCGAAAACGGCAGGGCTGCGCACCGATGGACAGCAGAGGAATTTTGCCGTTTACAGGAAGGTGAGTTACGGCAATTCGGATTTCGCTATCCCGGTATGGCGGAGTTATCTTTGCGAACAAATCACATTCGTACAACGGAAGTGATAGGACAACCTGAAAGCGCCGCACTGAAAGAAACACCGAAAAGAGCTGCGGCAGTAGAAACATCAACACCGGATCCGGTTGTAAAATTACCGGAAGCGGCAAAAATAGAGCCGGATGCATCGCGAGCTGCTTTATGTGTGTCGAATGTAACGTATTTATACCGGAATGGACGGTATGCGGAATGTCGCGGCGAAGACGGTTCCGGTCGAGCAATGGAATGCAGTATACGGAATATCAGCCTTACGTTTCCGCAGGGGAGTATTACTGCTCTAACCGGAGAAAACGGCGCCGGTAAAACTACCCTATGCAAGGTACTGTGCGGACTGTTACGGCAGCAGAGCGGCTGTATTACCCTGCACGGACAGAAGCTTTCATGTGCACAGCGGCGGCGAATGAGCTATTTTGTGATGCAGGATGCCGATTATCAGCTGTACTCAGACAGTGTGATCAATGAGCTGCTGTTGGGGCGGAAACCGTCACAAAGCATAACGAAACGAGCAGAAGAAGCGCTTGAGCTGTTCCGCTTGCAGGCGATACGGAATCGGCATCCTGCATCGCTCTCCGGAGGAGAAAAACAGCGGGTGGTAATTGCCGCGGCGTATTGCTCGGAAGCACAGCTCTTTGTGTTCGATGAGCCGACCAGCGGTATGGACGGTGAAGGTCTTTTGAGTATGGCACAGTGGGTTGATGCGCTTGCACAGGCAGGAAAAACCGTTGTCATTATTACACATGATGAGCTGCTGAGTGAAATGGCTTGTGATTATAGGATAAGAGTGAAGGCTGCCGTAGCTATTTCTTAA
- a CDS encoding energy-coupling factor transporter transmembrane component T family protein — MLCATVVWFFYERIGQMHCLCLLAGCYLLQVKEVQTAWRLCFFYTILQVLARICAPHTALLYVILHTFARSIPLVMFAAAIVKSNPSRLMASWQSLHIPKSVTIMLCMMMRFFPVLRKEMAAIREGIKARGLFPQWYDYVRHPVIVYESFFVPFTVRCLKLSAELGATAELRGLDAPQKRSSMYSVPLSIYDYLTVGLYGVVMVLIAIV, encoded by the coding sequence ATGCTGTGCGCCACGGTTGTTTGGTTTTTCTACGAGCGGATCGGACAAATGCATTGTCTGTGCCTACTGGCAGGCTGTTATCTGCTGCAGGTGAAGGAAGTGCAGACTGCGTGGCGTTTGTGCTTTTTCTATACTATTCTCCAAGTACTTGCCCGGATCTGTGCGCCGCATACAGCGCTGCTCTATGTAATCCTGCATACCTTTGCTCGCTCAATTCCGCTCGTGATGTTTGCTGCCGCCATTGTAAAAAGCAATCCGAGCAGGCTGATGGCAAGCTGGCAAAGCCTGCATATTCCTAAGTCCGTGACGATTATGCTCTGCATGATGATGCGCTTTTTTCCGGTACTGCGGAAAGAAATGGCGGCGATTCGGGAGGGGATTAAGGCAAGAGGTTTGTTTCCACAGTGGTATGATTATGTCCGTCATCCGGTTATTGTGTATGAAAGTTTTTTTGTACCGTTTACCGTTCGCTGTTTAAAGCTGTCGGCAGAATTGGGTGCAACGGCGGAACTGCGCGGTTTGGACGCTCCCCAAAAACGAAGCAGCATGTATTCCGTTCCGTTATCCATCTACGATTATCTTACCGTTGGATTATACGGTGTTGTGATGGTGTTGATTGCCATTGTATAA
- a CDS encoding MptD family putative ECF transporter S component — protein sequence MEVKTTGSARLRLKDIITLSIFNIAMLVIMVIVKMVMTIAATPALDYLFYVGVMAFFCAPLYIVMSNKTAKHGTFLVTAIFCGLMMAAFGSAWFSAVMLAVGLICELLMLGNNTYKNPVRNGIGYVVYWTLYAWGSSIPLFFFKERYLKSLGDSYTEEGKQVLIRFYGSLDMMLLIGLISAALAAVGFWVGMLFFKKHIQKAKLA from the coding sequence ATGGAAGTAAAAACAACTGGTTCGGCACGGCTGCGGTTAAAGGATATTATCACACTTTCGATTTTTAATATCGCGATGCTGGTGATTATGGTTATCGTTAAGATGGTGATGACAATAGCGGCAACGCCCGCACTCGATTACCTTTTTTACGTCGGCGTGATGGCTTTTTTCTGCGCACCGCTTTACATTGTTATGTCAAACAAAACGGCGAAACACGGAACATTCCTTGTAACGGCAATTTTTTGCGGATTGATGATGGCTGCATTCGGCTCGGCATGGTTTTCTGCAGTGATGCTTGCAGTAGGGCTCATCTGCGAGCTTTTGATGCTGGGTAATAATACCTACAAAAATCCGGTGCGGAACGGTATCGGCTATGTGGTATATTGGACGCTGTACGCATGGGGCAGTTCAATTCCGCTGTTCTTTTTTAAGGAGCGGTATTTGAAGAGCTTAGGAGATTCATATACCGAAGAAGGCAAGCAAGTATTAATTCGTTTTTACGGTTCGCTCGATATGATGCTGCTTATCGGGCTGATTTCGGCAGCACTTGCGGCTGTAGGATTTTGGGTCGGTATGCTGTTTTTCAAAAAACATATTCAAAAAGCAAAGTTAGCGTAA